In one window of Plasmodium cynomolgi strain B DNA, scaffold: 0062, whole genome shotgun sequence DNA:
- a CDS encoding hypothetical protein (putative) — MDDICQDHADASIGNCCDYFVHFVYEKIIENKYDVFNTRWPYKKTQKLIISNNSVSGKKHKCNENFLTLLDANLLKIKEALYNFLQHYDSVLKLGQSKSVRDYSDEIKKFRNKFYAREITLLESKCNDTSKRSTFFKEYKHKHLSDEEQTTYMKQIDGEILNKPVINYDIFYEEDVYQEMEQMAERSVNSMPGITYHCNKMINDPIENDTKYLEYINYWLNHKLKNYERTPEYFIQFLNERLDKRFSAFDDYNKFKEKVYNMDNNIYSEMSMLHNLYLNFNKINNEIISEKFTKFWSTHNNCFKSDPKACKLDHSQKLPKIKTLEEHERETFLKESLQSCEYLSSNNLDIFPQSNNNYAEILKDLSADKAKKIFER; from the exons ATGGATGATATTTGCCAAGATCATGCTGATGCAAGTATCGGCAACTGCTGCGACTATTTCGTGCATTTtgtgtatgaaaaaattatagaaaacAAATATGATGTCTTTAATACCCGATGGCCTTACAAAAAAACTCAGAAACTCATTATAAGTAATAACTCCGTTAGCGGTAAAAAGCATAAATGTAATGAAAATTTCTTGACACTGTTAGATGCGAACTTACTAAAAATTAAGGAAGCGCTGTATAACTTTTTACAACATTATGACAGt GTGCTAAAGCTAGGTCAGTCAAAATCAGTAAGAGATTATAGCGatgaaataaagaaattcagaaacaaattttatgccAGGGAAATTACGCTCCTTGAAAGTAAATGTAATGACACCTCTAAAAGGTCCACATTCTTTAAAGAGTATAAGCATAAACACCTATCCGACGAAGAACAAACAACATATATGAAACAAATTGATGGCGAGATTCTCAACAAACCGGTCATAAAC tatgatattttttatgaagaagaTGTGTATCAAGAAATGGAACAAATGGCTGAGAGAAGTGTAAATTCCATGCCTGGTATTACTTATCACtgtaataaaatgataaatgatCCTATTGAAAACGATACT AAATATCtggaatatataaattattggTTAAaccacaaattaaaaaactatGAAAGAACTCCTGAATACTTTATACAATTTCTTAATGAACGTTTAGACAAAAGATTTTCGGCATTTGATGATTACAACAAATTTAAGGAAAAGGTATATAATATGGACAACAATATTTACAGTGAAATGAGCATGCTGCATAATTTGTAccttaattttaataaaattaataacgaAATCATAAGCGAAA agttcacaaaattttggtCCACACATAATAACTGTTTTAAAAGTGATCCCAAAGCTTGTAAACTTGACCATTCacaaaaattgccaaaaattaaaacgttGGAAGAACATGAAAGGGAGACGTTTTTGAAAGAATCCTTACAATCGTGTGAATACTTAAGCTCCAACAATTTAGACATATTTCCCCAatcaaataataattat GCAGAAATCTTGAAAGATTTGTCCGCGGATAAAGCAAAGAAAATCTTTGAACGTTAA